The following are from one region of the Stigmatella ashevillena genome:
- a CDS encoding multiheme c-type cytochrome, producing the protein MPSVSFKSVFIAVLLGTAIIVAALLVNSRRPSVETAQPSADLVRATGKCAECHARETSAVVHQFERSRHAARGVNCLDCHKPLEGQQHMEHRGFTLARSLTAKNCAQCHATEYEQFERSRHAAPSWAAVRGTQGFSPEQIDLGERFHPGWIKRPPHSVGVLEGEVATSSGCDACHDIGKPNADGSFGTCTECHARHSTSVALAREPRTCGQCHMGPDHSQIEIFEESKHGVLFTAQREHFNLNANPKQLTTVDMPAPTCATCHMSGLEGLKVTHNPGERLAWYLFAPVSTRRPEGNSGEQQMKEVCLKCHAHTQVENFYTAAEKVLQNTNERVKGAQDVVAALRKEGLLDDEPFNHPIKFVEFDLWHYFGRTAKHGAFMGGADFVQWHGNYELARLRNELDSMAEELRAKGKGGSEPVTPGGARQ; encoded by the coding sequence ATGCCCTCGGTCAGCTTCAAGTCCGTGTTCATCGCCGTGCTGCTGGGCACGGCGATCATCGTCGCCGCGCTGCTGGTCAATTCCCGTCGGCCCTCGGTGGAGACGGCGCAGCCCAGCGCCGACCTGGTGCGCGCCACGGGCAAGTGCGCCGAGTGCCACGCGAGGGAGACCTCCGCCGTGGTGCACCAGTTCGAGCGCAGCCGGCACGCGGCGCGGGGCGTCAACTGCCTGGACTGCCACAAGCCGCTCGAGGGCCAGCAGCACATGGAACACCGCGGCTTCACGCTGGCGCGCTCCCTCACCGCGAAGAACTGCGCCCAGTGCCACGCCACCGAATACGAGCAGTTCGAGCGCAGTCGGCACGCGGCGCCCTCCTGGGCGGCGGTGCGGGGAACGCAGGGCTTCTCGCCGGAGCAGATCGATCTGGGCGAGCGCTTCCATCCCGGGTGGATCAAGCGCCCGCCCCACTCCGTGGGAGTGCTGGAGGGCGAGGTGGCGACGAGCAGCGGTTGCGACGCGTGCCATGACATCGGCAAGCCCAACGCGGACGGCTCCTTCGGCACCTGTACCGAGTGCCATGCCCGGCACTCCACCTCCGTCGCGCTCGCGCGCGAGCCGCGCACCTGCGGCCAGTGCCACATGGGGCCGGACCACTCGCAGATCGAAATCTTCGAGGAGTCCAAGCACGGCGTGCTCTTCACCGCGCAGCGGGAGCACTTCAACCTGAACGCCAACCCCAAGCAGTTGACGACGGTGGACATGCCCGCGCCCACCTGCGCCACCTGTCACATGAGCGGACTGGAGGGACTCAAGGTGACGCACAACCCGGGCGAGCGTCTGGCCTGGTACCTCTTCGCGCCCGTCTCCACGCGCCGCCCCGAGGGCAACTCGGGCGAGCAGCAGATGAAGGAGGTGTGCCTGAAGTGCCACGCGCACACCCAGGTGGAGAATTTCTACACCGCCGCGGAGAAGGTGCTGCAGAACACCAATGAGCGGGTGAAGGGCGCCCAGGACGTGGTGGCCGCGTTGCGCAAGGAGGGGCTGCTCGACGACGAGCCCTTCAATCACCCCATCAAGTTCGTCGAGTTCGACCTCTGGCATTACTTCGGCCGCACGGCCAAGCACGGCGCTTTCATGGGCGGCGCGGACTTCGTGCAGTGGCACGGTAACTACGAACTGGCGCGGCTGCGCAACGAGCTGGACAGCATGGCCGAGGAGCTGCGCGCCAAGGGCAAGGGCGGCTCCGAGCCGGTGACGCCGGGGGGCGCCCGGCAATGA